In the Leptospira limi genome, one interval contains:
- the purE gene encoding 5-(carboxyamino)imidazole ribonucleotide mutase — MTNLVPKVAVIMGSYSDWDTMKETCEILTEFGIPFEKEIVSAHRSPERMFEFAKNAKANGFGVIIAGAGGAAHLPGMTASLTTLPVLGVPILSKALNGMDSLLSIVQMPKGVPVGTLAIGTSGAANAGLLAVRILSLLDPKLSKKLEEYANTNRISALSKNDQLL, encoded by the coding sequence ATGACAAACCTTGTGCCAAAAGTTGCAGTGATAATGGGATCCTATTCTGATTGGGATACCATGAAGGAAACTTGTGAAATCCTCACTGAATTTGGTATTCCATTTGAGAAGGAAATTGTTTCTGCTCACCGTTCTCCAGAAAGAATGTTTGAATTTGCGAAAAATGCAAAGGCAAATGGATTTGGAGTCATCATTGCAGGAGCTGGAGGTGCAGCTCACCTTCCAGGAATGACTGCTTCACTCACCACCTTACCTGTATTAGGTGTGCCGATTTTATCAAAAGCCTTAAATGGAATGGATAGTTTACTTTCCATTGTTCAAATGCCAAAAGGAGTTCCAGTGGGAACACTCGCCATTGGAACCAGTGGTGCAGCAAATGCAGGTTTACTTGCTGTCCGTATCCTTTCTCTACTCGATCCGAAACTTTCTAAAAAACTTGAAGAATATGCAAATACAAATCGGATCTCTGCACTTTCAAAAAATGACCAACTGCTTTAG
- a CDS encoding 5-(carboxyamino)imidazole ribonucleotide synthase encodes MKIGVLGSGQLGQMMCLETIPLGHEFYCYSPDLNSPSKKVGARETVASYESSDHLKKFLKTIDVLSFEFENIPKTTLEFLKQQKDTPVYPPAQALIIAQDRFLEKSHFRKLGFHTAEFFHLTKDSSKFDVSFPFPWIIKTLRFGYDGKGQVKIQNLTDYKGFLEKAFQNEDSEYLIEEVIPFQKEISIILTRFQNGDIVCYGAVENEHKHHILDLSIFPARIPVALNLESIELASKLAESLQYVGTMGVEFFVKDNLLYLNEFAPRPHNTGHYTQDCQSFSQFYLHVQAISGNTPPTDVRPKPTLMKNILGNQYEESLEITKELLKDDRYRLHLYGKEEAKPGRKMGHMNFKGTLEEVNPLFHEL; translated from the coding sequence ATGAAAATTGGTGTGCTGGGTTCGGGCCAGTTAGGGCAAATGATGTGTTTGGAAACAATTCCTTTGGGTCATGAGTTTTATTGTTATTCACCTGATCTAAACTCTCCTTCGAAAAAAGTTGGTGCACGGGAGACTGTTGCTTCTTACGAATCATCTGATCACTTAAAAAAATTTTTGAAAACAATTGATGTATTAAGTTTTGAATTTGAAAATATTCCAAAAACAACTCTGGAATTTCTAAAACAACAAAAAGATACTCCTGTTTATCCGCCAGCCCAAGCTCTCATCATTGCACAAGATCGTTTTTTAGAAAAATCGCATTTCAGAAAACTTGGATTTCATACCGCTGAATTTTTTCATTTAACGAAAGACAGTTCTAAATTTGACGTATCATTTCCTTTTCCATGGATCATCAAAACTTTGCGTTTTGGTTATGATGGCAAAGGACAAGTGAAAATCCAAAACCTAACTGATTACAAAGGTTTTTTAGAGAAGGCCTTCCAAAACGAAGATTCCGAATACTTGATTGAAGAAGTCATTCCGTTTCAAAAGGAAATCAGCATCATCTTAACTCGTTTTCAAAATGGAGACATTGTTTGTTATGGTGCCGTTGAAAATGAACACAAACATCATATTTTAGATCTATCAATTTTTCCTGCAAGGATCCCCGTTGCTCTCAATTTAGAATCGATCGAACTTGCTTCAAAACTTGCGGAATCATTACAGTATGTAGGAACGATGGGTGTTGAATTTTTTGTAAAGGACAATTTATTGTATTTAAATGAATTTGCTCCTCGGCCACATAACACTGGTCACTATACACAAGATTGCCAAAGTTTTTCTCAATTTTACTTGCATGTGCAGGCAATTTCAGGAAACACTCCACCAACAGATGTGAGACCAAAACCCACTTTAATGAAAAACATATTGGGTAACCAGTATGAAGAAAGTTTGGAAATCACAAAGGAACTCTTAAAAGACGATCGATACCGTTTGCACTTGTATGGAAAAGAAGAAGCAAAACCAGGAAGGAAAATGGGTCATATGAATTTTAAGGGAACACTGGAAGAAGTAAATCCCCTATTCCATGAGTTATAA
- the murC gene encoding UDP-N-acetylmuramate--L-alanine ligase: MIKGPILFLGIGGSGMSSLAHMALDLEIPVIGYDQKNSDSTDYLKERGVVLYHSIEEIPLNGIRMVVYSSAINDKHKEVFNRIKEQNIPLKHRSEFMHLLVSNQKSISVAGSHGKTSTTTMVSQILTEMGLNPTIMIGGDTSLLQKRGGKIGTGKYAVYESDESDGTFLKHKANFRLLTNIDNDHLDYYHTREKLEQAFLTYMGFDVPGEVVLFASDPGITSVLKSNFKRIVFDKEFHLSLLLTKEQTSEEWFQYFVSNYPSQITVIEYEISSDCLYFGFENEKYSLTLPYPGIHYLTNGLVALTCALKLGITPLKSIEILSRYIGVKRRQEILGFWNGVTVIDDYGHHPTEIRMVIQSLKEKNKANGKLHVVFQPHRYTRTKLLLNDLAESLMGADFLYLLPIYSAGETPIEGISSMSFLPFLDKTKTVLLPGFIGEDLMEIQSKLNKGDLLLCLGAGNVRDWGIQLLNGQK, encoded by the coding sequence ATGATAAAAGGACCTATCTTATTTTTAGGAATTGGTGGTAGTGGAATGTCGAGTTTAGCTCATATGGCACTCGATTTAGAAATCCCAGTCATTGGATACGATCAAAAAAATTCTGATAGTACTGATTATTTAAAAGAACGCGGGGTGGTTTTGTACCATTCCATTGAAGAAATTCCATTGAATGGAATTCGGATGGTTGTCTATAGTTCTGCCATCAATGACAAACACAAAGAAGTATTCAATCGTATCAAAGAACAGAACATTCCTTTGAAACATCGATCTGAATTTATGCACTTACTTGTTTCCAATCAAAAATCCATTTCCGTCGCTGGTAGTCATGGTAAAACTTCTACAACAACGATGGTATCTCAAATTTTAACAGAAATGGGTCTAAATCCAACAATCATGATTGGTGGTGATACTAGTTTGCTACAAAAAAGAGGAGGTAAAATTGGAACAGGTAAATACGCAGTTTATGAATCAGATGAATCAGATGGTACATTCTTAAAACACAAAGCCAATTTTCGTCTGCTTACGAATATCGATAATGATCATTTGGATTACTATCACACCCGAGAAAAACTGGAACAAGCATTCCTAACATATATGGGATTTGATGTTCCAGGAGAAGTTGTTCTGTTTGCAAGTGACCCAGGTATCACATCCGTCTTAAAATCCAATTTTAAAAGGATTGTTTTTGATAAAGAATTTCACCTGAGTCTCCTTTTGACAAAAGAACAAACTTCCGAAGAATGGTTTCAATATTTTGTATCTAACTACCCATCGCAAATCACTGTGATTGAATATGAAATCTCTTCCGATTGTTTGTACTTTGGTTTCGAAAATGAAAAATATTCACTTACTTTACCTTATCCAGGTATCCATTATTTAACGAATGGACTTGTCGCTCTCACTTGTGCTTTAAAATTAGGAATTACTCCTTTAAAGTCGATTGAAATCCTTTCTCGATATATTGGAGTGAAACGAAGGCAAGAAATTCTAGGATTTTGGAATGGTGTCACTGTCATCGATGATTATGGGCATCATCCAACAGAAATCCGAATGGTGATCCAATCACTAAAAGAAAAAAATAAGGCAAACGGGAAACTTCATGTTGTATTCCAGCCACATCGTTACACTAGAACCAAATTATTGTTAAATGATCTAGCTGAATCATTAATGGGAGCAGATTTTTTGTATCTACTTCCCATTTATTCTGCTGGTGAAACTCCAATTGAAGGGATTTCTTCGATGAGTTTTTTACCGTTTTTAGACAAAACAAAAACAGTTCTTTTGCCTGGTTTCATAGGAGAAGATTTAATGGAAATCCAATCTAAATTGAATAAAGGTGATTTACTTCTCTGTTTGGGAGCAGGAAACGTTAGAGATTGGGGAATTCAGTTATTAAATGGACAAAAATAG
- a CDS encoding UDP-N-acetylglucosamine--N-acetylmuramyl-(pentapeptide) pyrophosphoryl-undecaprenol N-acetylglucosamine transferase, translated as MNGSILIAAGGTGGHISPGVALAEILSEKINVIGFESVYIHSLVRNQNNPDLLNPPCEVIWHNIPQLGGIKTIVYPILFIIPFIKTTFVFRRLQINAVIGMGGYSSLPAILYAILFRKPLYLCEQNCVPGKITRVFAKFAKKIAFSFPIVEEFNIPGKIIGNPIRKRVVPEHLNIRQNENLHEGKKNTINVLVLGGSQGARQLNQMILKAMENTEIASKYKFRLLTGTNLYDETKKKANDDTEIISYANDMKPNYEWANLVVARSGAGVVAECLVFGLPMILIPYPFAADNHQKANANYLEKEGAAVTIHSTSDDPTQLVKFLLSWKDHSEVLREMGHVSLALSNVNAAYQTVSYFFSETK; from the coding sequence ATGAATGGATCGATATTGATTGCAGCAGGTGGAACCGGTGGGCATATCTCACCTGGAGTAGCACTCGCGGAGATACTAAGTGAAAAAATAAATGTGATTGGTTTTGAATCTGTTTACATCCATTCACTTGTCCGAAACCAAAACAATCCAGACCTTCTAAATCCCCCTTGTGAAGTAATTTGGCATAATATCCCCCAATTGGGTGGAATCAAAACAATTGTTTATCCAATTTTATTCATTATACCCTTTATCAAAACCACCTTTGTATTCAGAAGGTTACAGATAAATGCAGTCATCGGTATGGGTGGGTATTCCAGTTTACCAGCGATTCTATATGCCATCCTTTTTAGAAAACCTTTGTATCTTTGTGAGCAAAATTGTGTTCCCGGAAAAATCACTCGTGTATTTGCAAAATTTGCCAAAAAAATTGCCTTTAGTTTTCCAATCGTAGAAGAATTTAATATCCCAGGGAAAATCATTGGAAATCCGATTCGAAAACGAGTTGTTCCAGAACATCTAAACATCCGTCAAAATGAAAACTTACATGAAGGCAAAAAAAACACAATCAATGTTCTCGTGTTAGGTGGATCACAAGGTGCTAGACAACTTAACCAAATGATCCTTAAGGCGATGGAAAATACTGAAATTGCTAGTAAGTATAAATTTCGTTTGTTAACTGGAACAAACCTTTATGACGAAACAAAGAAAAAAGCAAATGATGACACAGAGATTATTTCGTATGCCAATGACATGAAACCAAATTATGAGTGGGCAAATTTGGTTGTTGCAAGGTCAGGTGCCGGTGTTGTTGCCGAGTGTTTGGTTTTTGGTTTGCCTATGATTTTAATCCCATATCCTTTTGCGGCTGATAACCACCAAAAAGCAAATGCCAATTATCTTGAGAAAGAAGGTGCAGCAGTCACCATTCATTCAACGAGTGATGATCCAACACAATTGGTAAAATTTCTATTATCCTGGAAGGATCATTCAGAAGTGTTACGAGAAATGGGTCATGTCAGTTTGGCACTTTCCAACGTGAATGCGGCTTACCAAACTGTTTCGTATTTTTTTTCGGAAACTAAGTAG
- a CDS encoding FtsW/RodA/SpoVE family cell cycle protein produces MEIFRSIRNLLRFGSSRFDGPMLFFMFLLFGMGIIVMFSASVIPAEREFSDSYYYLRKQLLWGAVGLFLFLIFCQIPYQFLVKWSFVFSLISLLLLVAVFIPGLGKSVGTSYGRSFNRWIQIAGFQIQPSEFAKISILLFASYFFYNFDFKKIKWDQKKITSLVVIFLTLLLIVIEPAFGTTVELLLVLFFFVLLAGFPMKRLFILGASVIPLLVVLVTQVGYRKKRLEIWLDPYKFRFDEGHQLVTSFRAFFDGGTSGKAIGTGYAHRYLAYSHTDFVLSSYVEDFGFVGFCFFLFVVLFLTVRVFLLLQKTKDKLGYFLGAGILILFGFQTILNLFVITGIVPVTGISLPFLSYGGSSLLTIFILFGILANITCKENLVV; encoded by the coding sequence ATGGAAATATTTCGTTCCATACGAAATTTATTGCGATTTGGTTCGTCTCGTTTTGATGGGCCAATGTTATTTTTCATGTTTTTACTATTTGGAATGGGAATCATTGTGATGTTCAGTGCTTCTGTGATTCCAGCCGAAAGAGAGTTTTCTGATTCCTATTATTACTTAAGAAAACAATTGTTATGGGGTGCAGTAGGATTATTCTTATTTCTAATTTTCTGCCAAATTCCATACCAGTTTTTAGTTAAGTGGTCTTTTGTTTTTTCTCTAATTAGTTTACTATTGCTGGTAGCCGTTTTCATACCTGGATTGGGTAAGTCTGTAGGAACCAGTTATGGACGTAGTTTTAACCGTTGGATACAAATCGCCGGATTCCAAATCCAACCTTCTGAATTTGCGAAGATTAGTATTTTACTGTTTGCATCTTATTTCTTTTACAATTTTGATTTTAAAAAAATCAAATGGGATCAAAAAAAGATCACTTCCTTGGTTGTTATCTTTTTAACTTTACTCCTAATAGTCATTGAACCTGCATTTGGTACGACAGTTGAGCTGTTACTTGTTCTTTTTTTCTTTGTATTGTTAGCTGGTTTCCCAATGAAACGTTTGTTTATTTTAGGTGCATCAGTGATTCCACTTTTAGTTGTACTTGTAACACAAGTGGGTTATCGTAAAAAACGACTCGAGATATGGCTCGATCCTTATAAATTTCGGTTTGATGAAGGGCACCAATTGGTCACCAGTTTTCGTGCATTTTTTGATGGTGGAACCAGCGGAAAAGCGATTGGTACAGGGTATGCTCATCGGTATTTAGCATACAGTCATACAGATTTTGTATTGTCTTCTTATGTGGAAGATTTTGGTTTTGTTGGATTTTGTTTTTTCCTATTCGTTGTTTTGTTTTTGACGGTTCGAGTTTTTTTACTCTTACAAAAGACCAAAGATAAATTGGGCTATTTCTTAGGTGCAGGCATTCTCATTTTATTTGGATTCCAAACCATTTTAAATTTATTTGTGATCACTGGAATTGTTCCTGTGACGGGAATTTCTCTTCCTTTCTTAAGTTATGGTGGTTCTTCCTTACTTACAATTTTTATCCTCTTCGGAATTCTTGCCAACATTACGTGTAAAGAGAATTTGGTCGTATGA
- the mraY gene encoding phospho-N-acetylmuramoyl-pentapeptide-transferase, with product MFQWIYETFGNDYGFLRVFSYVTLRAMMAGLTSMFITFIFGKSLISFLLSLKFRESVRNDGPQSHATKSGTPTMGGLIMILSLTISTLLWGNLSNLNVILLLISAILFAGLGFTDDYMKSVKKIKGGMRARTKFVVTILFAVTITTLYFYYTGKSNTNPQRGIIFTITDIFLPFVKGPVWNLGLLAVPFAILVLIGSSHAVNLTDGLDGLASGTVVISTATFALISYVSGTPSAANYLHIPYLPGSHEYSVFLAGLSGALLGFLWFNCHPAQVFMGDTGSLFLGSTLGLVAIMLKKEILLVILGGIFVAEAVSVILQVGSFKLTGKRIFKMAPLHHHFELSGWSEEKVVIRFWIIGIILAIITLSTLKIQ from the coding sequence ATGTTCCAATGGATTTACGAAACATTTGGCAATGATTATGGTTTTTTAAGAGTTTTTAGTTATGTAACTCTGCGAGCAATGATGGCTGGGCTTACGTCTATGTTTATCACTTTTATCTTTGGAAAATCACTCATTTCTTTTTTATTGTCCTTAAAATTTCGTGAGTCCGTGAGAAATGATGGGCCGCAGTCCCATGCAACCAAATCAGGAACACCTACAATGGGTGGATTGATTATGATATTATCATTAACCATCTCAACATTGTTATGGGGAAATTTGTCCAATTTAAACGTTATTTTACTTTTAATCTCTGCCATACTATTTGCTGGACTTGGGTTTACAGATGATTATATGAAGTCTGTAAAAAAAATCAAAGGTGGGATGAGAGCAAGAACCAAATTTGTTGTGACTATCCTTTTTGCAGTTACAATCACTACTTTATACTTTTATTATACTGGTAAATCGAATACAAACCCACAAAGAGGAATCATTTTCACAATCACTGATATATTTTTACCTTTTGTTAAGGGTCCAGTATGGAATTTGGGTCTTTTAGCTGTTCCTTTCGCAATACTGGTGTTAATTGGTAGTTCTCATGCGGTAAATTTGACAGATGGTTTAGATGGATTGGCTTCTGGAACAGTTGTCATTTCAACTGCCACTTTTGCCTTGATTTCGTACGTATCAGGCACTCCTTCTGCTGCCAATTATTTGCACATACCTTATTTACCAGGTTCTCACGAATACTCTGTTTTCCTTGCTGGACTCTCAGGTGCTTTACTTGGTTTTTTATGGTTCAATTGCCATCCCGCACAGGTGTTTATGGGTGATACAGGATCTTTGTTTTTAGGTTCAACCCTCGGTCTTGTGGCCATTATGTTAAAGAAGGAAATTTTACTTGTGATCCTTGGCGGAATTTTTGTGGCTGAAGCGGTCAGTGTGATTCTACAAGTAGGATCATTTAAGTTAACTGGAAAACGAATTTTTAAAATGGCTCCTCTCCACCATCATTTTGAACTCTCCGGTTGGTCAGAAGAGAAAGTGGTCATCCGATTTTGGATCATTGGGATCATTCTTGCCATCATCACACTCTCAACTTTAAAAATTCAATAA
- a CDS encoding UDP-N-acetylmuramoyl-L-alanyl-D-glutamate--2,6-diaminopimelate ligase yields the protein MKLIDILKKIPEIKLIRGEGNIEVHYVWADSRKLTPNDIFVLPMGSDDVLESYLKMAHELGCQVVLVSKRHLKLKGLSLFSTVLESEEQLGDVHGKLASLLLGCPSKKLKIIGITGTNGKTSLTFILFHIAKQLGKKVALIGTVQIQILDRVLESGYTTPDASSLNLLLKEMVEEGVEYVFMEMSSHGLKLGRVSGLEITCAGFTNLTQDHLDFHESMDDYFESKFKIFQLLEQSSVKNKFGLVAGDVSFGDKMIQRIREANLKSPIYILGKSGEFHYSNTKLSLLGSEYRFHKKEKNLPFVEVRTVHTNLLGNFNVFNTAFAMSIAYELGFPWDDVVKAVETIPTVPGRFHVVPYPDKSRIAVVDYAHTPDALENILKSCVEIRPKQIICLFGCGGDRDRTKRPQMAKIAETLADFVILTSDNPRTENPETILDEIEAGFSRGFKRYEKITDRSTAIRRAVSLLEKDGILVVAGKGHETYQILGKEKIKFVDFEEIENAFLNLNT from the coding sequence ATGAAACTCATTGATATCCTAAAAAAAATTCCAGAGATTAAACTTATAAGAGGAGAGGGTAACATTGAAGTTCACTATGTTTGGGCTGACAGTCGTAAACTGACTCCCAATGATATTTTTGTCCTCCCTATGGGTAGTGATGATGTATTAGAATCTTATTTAAAAATGGCTCACGAGTTGGGATGCCAAGTGGTTTTGGTTTCCAAACGACATTTAAAACTAAAGGGTCTCAGTTTATTTTCCACAGTATTGGAATCGGAAGAACAGTTAGGTGATGTCCATGGGAAATTGGCATCCTTACTTCTGGGTTGTCCTTCCAAAAAATTAAAAATCATAGGGATCACAGGTACAAATGGAAAAACTTCCTTAACTTTCATTTTGTTTCATATTGCGAAACAATTAGGTAAAAAAGTTGCTCTCATTGGGACTGTGCAAATTCAAATTTTAGATCGTGTTTTAGAATCGGGTTATACAACACCAGATGCATCATCTCTTAACTTATTACTCAAAGAGATGGTTGAAGAAGGTGTGGAATATGTTTTCATGGAGATGAGTAGCCATGGTTTAAAATTAGGAAGGGTTTCAGGTCTTGAAATTACTTGTGCAGGATTTACGAATTTAACCCAGGACCATTTAGACTTTCATGAAAGTATGGATGATTACTTTGAAAGTAAATTTAAAATCTTCCAATTACTCGAACAGTCATCGGTAAAAAATAAATTCGGTCTTGTGGCTGGAGATGTATCCTTTGGTGACAAGATGATCCAAAGGATAAGAGAAGCTAATTTAAAATCACCCATCTATATCCTAGGAAAATCTGGAGAATTTCATTATAGTAACACAAAACTTTCGTTACTGGGAAGTGAATACAGATTTCATAAAAAGGAAAAAAACCTTCCTTTTGTCGAGGTGAGAACGGTTCATACAAACCTACTAGGTAATTTTAATGTTTTTAATACAGCTTTTGCAATGTCCATTGCATACGAACTTGGATTTCCATGGGACGATGTAGTAAAGGCTGTTGAAACAATCCCTACAGTTCCTGGTCGTTTTCATGTCGTTCCTTACCCAGACAAGTCTCGCATAGCTGTAGTAGATTATGCACATACACCAGATGCATTGGAGAATATCTTAAAGAGTTGTGTAGAAATTCGACCGAAACAAATCATTTGTTTGTTTGGTTGTGGTGGTGATCGTGACCGAACAAAACGTCCACAAATGGCAAAAATTGCCGAAACCCTTGCTGATTTTGTCATTTTAACATCTGACAACCCAAGAACCGAAAATCCCGAAACAATTCTCGATGAGATTGAAGCAGGTTTTTCACGTGGTTTCAAACGGTATGAAAAAATTACAGACCGAAGCACTGCAATTAGGCGAGCAGTTTCCTTGTTAGAAAAGGATGGAATTTTGGTTGTCGCAGGCAAAGGTCACGAGACTTATCAAATTCTCGGAAAAGAGAAAATTAAGTTCGTTGATTTTGAAGAAATAGAAAATGCGTTTTTAAATTTAAACACCTAA
- the rsmH gene encoding 16S rRNA (cytosine(1402)-N(4))-methyltransferase RsmH: MLESPHIPVLPNEVISLLQLAQNPKPMWFLDGTAGEGGHSKLILKTFPEAKLILIDRDAVMLERAKKEIQKEFGSLDRVHSFQMNFSEVDSTLLEEVGCFGLDGALVDLGVSLFHFLHSGRGFTFKNEEPLDMRLEPQVGQKTAADVVNYSSVLHLKKVFWEYGEERWALKIANNIVQSRHKKKFETNTDLVKLVEASIPRKFWPKESHPATRIFQALRIEVNEELIHAEKGIRTLANCLQLGGVLTCISFHSLEDRIVKWTFRDLKATNEFEILTKKPILPTDQEIKENRASRSAKLRGLRKIEPIKESRWEK, encoded by the coding sequence GTGTTAGAATCTCCCCACATACCGGTCCTTCCGAACGAAGTCATTTCCTTATTACAACTGGCACAAAATCCAAAACCAATGTGGTTTTTGGATGGGACAGCTGGAGAGGGTGGTCATTCCAAACTGATCTTAAAAACCTTTCCAGAAGCAAAACTCATTCTCATTGACCGTGATGCTGTCATGTTAGAACGGGCAAAAAAAGAAATCCAAAAGGAATTTGGCTCTTTAGATCGGGTACACTCATTCCAGATGAATTTTTCAGAAGTGGACAGTACTTTACTGGAAGAAGTTGGGTGTTTTGGGCTCGACGGAGCTCTCGTAGATTTAGGAGTTTCACTTTTCCATTTTCTACATTCAGGGAGAGGGTTTACCTTTAAAAACGAAGAACCTTTGGATATGCGCCTCGAACCACAAGTAGGCCAAAAAACAGCTGCCGATGTTGTGAATTATAGTTCTGTTCTACATTTAAAAAAGGTATTTTGGGAATACGGAGAAGAACGTTGGGCCCTAAAAATCGCAAATAACATCGTACAGTCGAGACACAAAAAAAAATTCGAAACAAACACTGACCTTGTGAAACTCGTGGAAGCATCGATCCCTAGAAAATTTTGGCCAAAAGAATCACATCCTGCGACTCGTATTTTCCAAGCGTTACGAATTGAAGTAAACGAAGAGTTAATCCATGCAGAAAAGGGAATTCGAACACTTGCAAACTGCCTACAATTGGGGGGTGTTCTTACTTGTATTTCATTCCATTCTTTGGAAGATAGAATTGTGAAATGGACATTCCGAGACTTAAAAGCAACAAACGAATTCGAAATCCTTACTAAAAAACCGATCTTACCAACGGACCAGGAAATCAAAGAAAACAGAGCCTCTCGGTCAGCAAAATTAAGAGGTCTTCGAAAAATTGAACCGATAAAAGAAAGTAGATGGGAAAAATGA
- a CDS encoding HIT family protein → MSSYEEHSLRKNLFSVGKLGYAKGDRPNVECILCGVRDKNEIVPNLTIAETDLSIVSINLFPYNPGHIIIFPKRHIISYLELTNEEALDIHVLTQKTMRILEKQWKVQGFNTGYNLGKNSGGSIPHIHEHIVPRFPNEAGFLDVLSNTRIVIYEPYQMWEDLKTLWSKEET, encoded by the coding sequence ATGAGTTCCTATGAAGAACATTCCCTACGAAAAAACCTCTTTAGCGTTGGCAAATTAGGTTATGCCAAAGGGGACAGACCCAATGTGGAATGTATCCTTTGTGGAGTCAGAGACAAAAACGAAATCGTCCCCAACTTAACCATTGCGGAAACGGATCTCTCCATCGTATCCATCAATTTATTTCCGTACAATCCTGGACATATCATCATATTCCCAAAACGCCATATCATCAGTTATTTGGAACTTACGAATGAAGAGGCTTTGGACATCCACGTTCTCACCCAAAAAACCATGAGGATTTTAGAAAAACAATGGAAGGTACAAGGTTTTAACACTGGATACAACCTTGGAAAAAACAGCGGAGGATCCATCCCTCATATCCATGAGCATATTGTGCCTAGGTTTCCCAATGAAGCAGGATTTTTAGATGTTCTCTCCAATACAAGGATTGTCATCTATGAACCCTACCAAATGTGGGAAGACCTAAAAACTCTTTGGTCGAAGGAAGAAACGTAA
- a CDS encoding CheR family methyltransferase yields MDFRTSLNTIGDAEFEFIKNLVYKQAGIFLAPHKKIMVQSRLNARLRTLGIQSFEDYVAKLKMDQNFATQEMQELINRITTNKTDFFRENHHFEFLKNDYFPQLEKEAAETGASKTLRIWCSASSTGEEPYSIAITVYDYFQNKPGWNCKIYASDIDTQVLTTAKKGVYRDDRLEPVSETLKKKHFNQFTEKDHVFYEVKPHLKALVDFRQINLLHFPFPITDKLDLIFCRNVVIYFDKPTQKTLFQNFEVSLKPKGYLILGHSETMFGISDQFKFLGHTIYQKKV; encoded by the coding sequence TTGGACTTTCGAACATCTTTAAACACAATCGGTGATGCCGAGTTTGAATTCATCAAAAATTTAGTGTACAAACAAGCAGGAATTTTCCTTGCTCCACACAAAAAAATCATGGTGCAGTCCAGACTCAACGCAAGGTTACGTACACTCGGGATCCAAAGTTTTGAGGACTATGTGGCAAAACTCAAAATGGATCAAAATTTTGCGACCCAAGAGATGCAAGAACTCATTAATCGCATAACAACGAATAAAACTGATTTTTTTCGTGAGAACCACCATTTTGAATTTTTAAAAAATGATTATTTCCCTCAGTTGGAAAAAGAAGCCGCTGAAACAGGGGCATCAAAAACCTTACGTATCTGGTGTTCTGCATCCTCCACAGGAGAGGAACCTTATTCGATCGCAATCACGGTGTATGATTATTTCCAAAACAAACCTGGTTGGAATTGTAAAATTTATGCATCAGACATTGATACCCAAGTTCTCACCACTGCTAAAAAAGGTGTGTACCGGGATGATCGATTGGAACCTGTATCCGAAACACTGAAGAAAAAACACTTCAACCAATTCACCGAAAAAGACCATGTGTTTTATGAAGTAAAACCTCACTTAAAGGCACTGGTTGACTTTCGTCAAATTAACCTATTGCATTTTCCTTTTCCCATCACAGATAAACTCGACTTAATTTTTTGTCGGAATGTTGTGATTTATTTTGACAAACCAACACAAAAAACCTTGTTCCAGAATTTTGAAGTCAGTTTAAAACCAAAAGGGTATTTGATTTTAGGACATTCCGAGACAATGTTTGGAATCTCCGACCAATTCAAATTTTTGGGTCATACCATTTACCAGAAAAAAGTGTAA